In the genome of Cellvibrio sp. KY-YJ-3, one region contains:
- a CDS encoding aspartate aminotransferase family protein, with amino-acid sequence MSSLMNTYGTRTLTLTKGAGSRVWDDQGNSYIDAIAGIAVCGLGHSHPALTKAISEQAATLLHVSNLYNIPQQQRLGDLLIQVSGMDKVFFSNSGAEANEAAIKIARKYGNEKGVKNPAVIVMANSFHGRTLATLSATGNVKVQIGFEPLVEGFIRVPYNDVAAVKAAIAEHKNVVAILVEPVQGEGGVRVPAADYLNQLRTLCDEHALLLMTDEIQTGNGRTGTFFAYQHNGILPDVVTTAKGLGNGMPIGACLARGKAAEVLQAGNHGTTFGGNPLACSAGIAVIETLLADKLMERVTALGNRMLTGFKEALGDNPKVVDIRGKGLMIGIELTAPCAELVKKGRDLGILINVTAMNTIRLLPTFILSDAEADELVSKVVTLVTEFSPN; translated from the coding sequence ATGTCCAGTCTAATGAACACTTACGGCACCAGAACCCTGACCCTGACCAAGGGCGCGGGCAGCCGCGTGTGGGATGATCAGGGCAACTCCTATATCGATGCGATTGCCGGTATCGCCGTGTGCGGTTTGGGCCATTCGCACCCTGCCCTGACCAAAGCCATCTCTGAACAAGCAGCAACTTTGTTGCACGTATCCAACCTGTACAACATTCCCCAGCAACAACGTTTGGGCGATTTGCTGATTCAGGTCTCAGGCATGGACAAGGTATTTTTCTCTAACTCCGGCGCCGAAGCCAACGAAGCCGCGATTAAAATCGCGCGGAAATATGGCAACGAAAAAGGCGTGAAAAATCCCGCTGTGATCGTTATGGCCAACAGTTTCCACGGCAGAACCCTGGCGACATTGAGCGCTACTGGCAACGTAAAAGTACAGATCGGCTTTGAACCGCTGGTGGAAGGTTTTATTCGTGTGCCTTACAACGATGTTGCTGCAGTGAAAGCCGCCATCGCTGAGCATAAAAATGTCGTCGCTATTCTGGTTGAACCCGTACAAGGCGAAGGCGGCGTGCGGGTACCGGCGGCCGACTATTTGAACCAGTTGCGCACCCTTTGTGATGAACACGCATTACTGCTGATGACCGATGAAATCCAAACCGGCAACGGCCGTACCGGCACTTTCTTCGCCTATCAGCACAACGGCATATTGCCGGACGTAGTAACCACCGCTAAAGGTCTGGGTAATGGCATGCCAATCGGCGCTTGCCTTGCACGTGGTAAAGCCGCAGAAGTATTACAAGCGGGCAACCATGGCACTACCTTTGGTGGCAACCCACTCGCCTGCAGTGCCGGTATCGCGGTGATTGAAACCCTGCTCGCCGACAAACTGATGGAACGGGTAACCGCACTGGGCAATAGAATGCTCACGGGTTTTAAAGAAGCCCTGGGCGATAACCCCAAGGTAGTTGATATTCGCGGCAAGGGCTTAATGATTGGTATCGAACTCACTGCGCCCTGTGCCGAGCTGGTAAAAAAAGGTCGCGACCTGGGGATACTGATCAACGTAACTGCCATGAATACCATTCGTTTGTTGCCAACCTTCATCCTCAGCGATGCAGAAGCCGACGAGCTGGTCAGTAAAGTGGTAACGCTAGTGACAGAGTTCTCCCCCAATTAG
- a CDS encoding LuxR family transcriptional regulator, producing MKLSDFNELVFQFAQAETTEDITRLCVTHCAKMGFDNFIYALRVPTSFAEARIITIKGYPDSWLTHYFENAYYLDDPVIMHCKKHLIPIQWQDLGPVSTEMGERIMNEATEFGLKGGISMPVHGPTGEFGIFSMTLNEQKKMHLELIQQASPYIHLFAAYLHETVQRVLSLDVPDKKLLLTAREKECLRWTADGKTSWEISQLLNTSERTINFHLTNSMSKLDVNNRQHAVAKAVLQGIINPNPF from the coding sequence ATGAAACTCAGCGACTTTAATGAATTGGTATTCCAGTTTGCGCAAGCCGAAACCACCGAAGACATCACCCGCCTTTGCGTTACTCACTGCGCCAAAATGGGTTTTGATAATTTTATTTACGCGCTGCGCGTACCCACCAGCTTTGCCGAAGCACGCATTATTACCATTAAAGGTTATCCGGATTCGTGGCTGACACATTATTTTGAAAATGCCTATTACCTGGACGATCCGGTAATCATGCACTGCAAAAAACATTTGATCCCAATCCAATGGCAAGACCTTGGGCCAGTGAGCACAGAGATGGGCGAGCGCATTATGAATGAAGCGACTGAATTCGGATTAAAAGGCGGTATTAGCATGCCGGTGCATGGCCCTACCGGGGAATTTGGTATTTTCAGCATGACTTTGAATGAACAAAAAAAGATGCATCTGGAATTAATCCAGCAGGCATCACCCTATATCCATTTATTTGCCGCTTACCTGCATGAAACTGTACAGCGCGTTTTAAGCCTGGATGTTCCCGATAAAAAACTATTGCTCACCGCGCGCGAGAAAGAATGTTTACGCTGGACTGCCGACGGAAAAACCTCGTGGGAAATTTCACAACTGCTAAATACTTCCGAGCGCACAATTAATTTTCATTTAACCAACTCAATGTCAAAACTCGACGTCAACAATCGCCAACACGCCGTTGCCAAAGCGGTATTGCAGGGAATTATTAACCCTAATCCGTTTTAA
- a CDS encoding response regulator, producing MTQEFRKQLEALRQRFITSLPERARHLENIWGYLRHLNWSAQGFAALQQFVQKQNEAGASYGLPELRASASQLENFLNELQELGRSFGGQEYTQLEEHVKRLSQVMMATAQGITTKDNLPAPIEKQAYPDAEGKVLFLIDPDRTLAAMCSAYLRRVGFSVEYFETVQQCMQRLYEESPDAILMDPDFERAGLQALGSLHQIKALAPPTTPIVLLSGRTDVNAKLRALRAGSSDYLIKPLDMGLLIERLLQIITQHNRTYKVMVVDDDPDMAALESEILRYAGMEVISVKQPLHSLQQAAQFNPDLVILDMHMPDINGMELAVLLRQDPRFLLLPIVFVTADTDTKLHNTIKALGVNAVLTKPFEATELIGICEQALNQTSVLKSRVARVTRHTQLPQKVNRSYFFSVLEDEINSGAQGQHTSALYYISVDNLSELSQQLGMVELIKLHDQFCRHLDDAIGSDEQWIDLSNMVTCVLAGKRSAEFHRQRCEQLRRHLAARTYLAHEQAISLTVNTGIALLTANLGTANQALLCAEQAFEASLAPKPNHAPTADTVDIVTIPVLTKVEPDFSQIVFSRDLSLAFQPIISLEDARIEHFSVLLRLQGEDGEPIAAKQFLSRINKPSQRIELDRWVLQQAVSAIANNSATREQATLFIHLAEDTLQQSTFFSFAANVLRSSRLRGSERLVFMLEENWVLNHLHQTREIARALHDIQCGICLTRAGENPGIVEIIDQLPLDYLRLCPKLSNTGTNPALLESLVSTATQRGVKVIATQIENSRNLSSLWLQGVRLFEGFFIQPPDEGFHLQNDIIFAKEFVQGNGFSQ from the coding sequence ATGACGCAAGAATTTCGTAAACAGCTTGAAGCCCTGCGCCAGCGTTTTATTACCAGCCTGCCAGAACGTGCGCGGCATTTGGAAAACATCTGGGGTTACCTGCGCCACTTAAACTGGAGCGCACAGGGTTTTGCCGCCCTGCAGCAGTTTGTGCAGAAGCAAAACGAGGCCGGTGCCAGCTACGGCTTGCCAGAGCTGCGCGCCAGCGCGAGCCAATTGGAAAACTTCTTAAACGAACTGCAGGAGTTGGGACGCAGCTTTGGTGGGCAGGAATATACCCAGCTGGAAGAGCACGTCAAACGCCTGAGCCAAGTGATGATGGCAACGGCCCAAGGCATTACCACAAAAGACAACTTACCCGCTCCCATTGAGAAACAGGCCTACCCGGATGCGGAAGGCAAGGTGTTGTTTTTAATCGACCCGGATCGCACCCTCGCGGCGATGTGTAGTGCTTATTTGCGCCGTGTGGGGTTTAGCGTTGAATACTTTGAAACCGTGCAACAGTGTATGCAGCGGCTGTACGAAGAATCACCCGATGCAATTTTGATGGACCCCGATTTTGAGCGCGCCGGACTGCAAGCGCTGGGCAGCCTCCATCAGATCAAAGCATTGGCTCCACCTACCACTCCGATTGTGCTCTTGTCCGGGCGCACCGATGTCAACGCCAAACTGCGCGCCTTGCGCGCCGGTAGCAGCGACTATTTAATCAAACCATTGGATATGGGCCTGCTGATCGAGCGGCTGCTGCAAATCATTACCCAGCACAATCGCACCTATAAAGTGATGGTAGTGGACGACGACCCCGACATGGCTGCACTGGAAAGTGAGATTCTGCGCTATGCCGGTATGGAGGTCATTAGCGTCAAGCAGCCATTGCATAGCTTGCAACAAGCGGCGCAGTTCAACCCGGACCTGGTGATCCTGGATATGCACATGCCCGACATCAACGGCATGGAGCTGGCCGTACTCTTGCGTCAGGATCCACGTTTTTTGCTCTTGCCCATCGTATTTGTCACTGCCGATACCGATACCAAGCTGCACAACACTATCAAAGCACTGGGAGTTAACGCTGTACTCACCAAACCCTTTGAAGCGACTGAACTGATTGGTATTTGCGAACAGGCACTCAACCAAACCTCAGTCCTCAAAAGCCGGGTTGCACGGGTGACGCGCCACACCCAATTGCCACAAAAGGTTAATCGCAGTTACTTTTTTTCAGTGCTGGAAGACGAAATAAATAGCGGTGCACAAGGGCAACACACCAGCGCGCTCTACTATATTAGTGTCGATAATCTCAGTGAATTGAGCCAGCAATTAGGCATGGTGGAGCTGATCAAACTACACGACCAGTTCTGCCGCCATCTGGATGATGCCATTGGCAGCGACGAACAGTGGATCGATTTATCCAACATGGTGACTTGCGTATTAGCCGGTAAACGCAGTGCCGAATTTCACCGCCAACGTTGCGAACAATTGCGGCGCCATTTGGCCGCACGTACATACCTGGCCCACGAGCAGGCAATATCCCTGACGGTAAACACCGGTATCGCCCTCTTAACCGCCAACCTGGGCACAGCCAATCAGGCACTCTTGTGTGCGGAACAAGCATTTGAGGCCAGCCTGGCTCCCAAACCCAACCATGCGCCAACAGCAGACACTGTCGATATTGTGACTATTCCGGTACTCACCAAAGTCGAGCCGGACTTTTCCCAAATCGTCTTCAGCCGCGATTTGTCCCTCGCCTTCCAGCCCATCATTAGCCTGGAAGATGCGCGCATAGAGCACTTCTCGGTATTGCTGCGCTTACAGGGTGAAGACGGCGAACCCATCGCCGCTAAACAATTTCTCAGCCGGATCAATAAACCGTCACAGCGTATTGAATTGGATCGCTGGGTATTGCAACAAGCGGTGAGCGCTATCGCCAATAACAGCGCCACCCGTGAGCAGGCCACTCTGTTTATCCATTTGGCCGAAGACACGCTGCAACAAAGCACCTTCTTTTCTTTTGCCGCCAATGTGCTGCGCTCCTCCCGCCTGCGCGGCAGCGAGCGCCTGGTATTTATGCTTGAGGAAAACTGGGTGCTCAATCACCTGCATCAAACCCGCGAAATTGCGCGGGCGCTGCATGATATACAGTGCGGTATTTGCCTCACCCGGGCGGGTGAAAACCCCGGTATTGTGGAGATAATCGACCAACTGCCGCTGGACTATTTGCGTCTGTGCCCCAAGTTGTCGAATACCGGGACAAATCCGGCACTTCTGGAAAGCCTGGTCAGCACGGCAACCCAACGCGGGGTCAAGGTCATCGCGACACAAATTGAAAACTCACGCAACCTGTCCAGTTTGTGGCTACAAGGGGTGCGGTTATTTGAAGGATTTTTTATCCAGCCACCGGACGAAGGTTTCCACCTGCAAAACGATATTATTTTTGCCAAGGAGTTTGTGCAGGGAAACGGCTTTAGCCAATAA
- a CDS encoding DUF6445 family protein, with the protein MQQQSSRPLVPLHSDFKYRVDYVGLERQPVLVIDNFLVHAETLVEFAQQQGQFNNADAHYPGVRLPAPELYLYSFQRHLHRLVSDTFGMRDEWVTGVKADFSMVVTPPAELRPAQCLPHFDSTNGRELAAVHYLCDSKQGGTSLYRHRSTNYETIDAERKPIYRRSLQQELPDHLVPRRYMNGSDNFFEQIASYEARFNRLIIYRCNNLHSGNIAPDFTFDPSPRTGRLTLNTFIYARA; encoded by the coding sequence ATGCAACAGCAGAGTTCACGGCCATTGGTTCCATTGCATAGCGATTTTAAGTATCGGGTTGATTACGTTGGCCTTGAACGTCAACCGGTATTGGTCATTGATAATTTTTTGGTTCATGCTGAAACCCTGGTTGAATTTGCGCAGCAGCAAGGGCAATTTAATAATGCCGATGCTCATTACCCCGGTGTTCGTCTGCCTGCTCCGGAACTTTATTTGTATTCCTTTCAACGGCACCTGCATCGATTAGTGAGTGACACTTTTGGAATGCGTGACGAGTGGGTTACTGGCGTAAAAGCAGATTTTTCCATGGTCGTCACGCCGCCTGCCGAGTTGCGCCCGGCGCAGTGTTTACCACACTTTGATTCAACCAATGGCCGTGAATTGGCGGCAGTACATTATTTGTGTGACAGTAAACAGGGCGGCACTTCGCTCTATCGTCATCGCTCAACAAATTATGAAACTATCGATGCTGAGCGCAAGCCAATCTATCGCCGCAGTTTGCAACAAGAACTGCCGGATCATTTGGTGCCGCGTAGGTACATGAATGGTAGCGATAATTTTTTTGAACAAATTGCCAGTTACGAAGCACGTTTCAATCGCCTTATTATTTATCGCTGCAATAATTTGCACTCCGGCAATATCGCGCCGGATTTTACTTTTGACCCCAGTCCGCGCACTGGCCGGTTAACATTAAATACTTTTATCTATGCGCGCGCGTAA
- the argF gene encoding ornithine carbamoyltransferase has protein sequence MVPSKAPRHFLTLNDINRAELQQIIARAIELKAMLRQGTAPEPFNNKVLAMIFEKNSTRTRVSFESGMAKLGGHAIFLSTKDSQLGRGEPIEDAARCIASMVDMVMIRTYAHSTVQRFAEYSRVPVINGLTDEYHPCQLLADIQTYVEQRGSLAGKTVAWVGDGNNMCNSYIQAAELCDFELRIATPKGFEPEDEFVTPYQHRVSLSNDPRTAVAGADLVVTDTWASMGQEDEKKQREKIFSGYQVNKELMSLAQRDALFMHCLPAYRGKEVSADVLDAPDSVVWEEAENRMHAQNALMEFLFNQ, from the coding sequence ATGGTTCCCTCAAAGGCACCGAGACATTTCCTGACTCTCAACGACATTAACCGCGCCGAACTGCAACAAATCATTGCGCGCGCCATCGAACTCAAAGCCATGTTGCGCCAGGGCACTGCCCCTGAGCCTTTTAACAACAAAGTGCTGGCGATGATTTTTGAGAAAAACTCCACCCGCACCCGCGTCTCTTTTGAATCCGGTATGGCCAAACTGGGCGGTCACGCCATTTTCCTGTCCACCAAGGACTCGCAATTAGGCCGTGGCGAACCCATTGAAGATGCCGCACGCTGCATCGCCAGCATGGTCGACATGGTGATGATCCGCACCTATGCACATAGCACCGTGCAACGTTTTGCCGAATATTCACGCGTGCCGGTCATCAACGGCCTGACCGATGAATATCACCCCTGCCAATTACTGGCAGACATTCAAACCTACGTTGAACAACGCGGCTCCCTCGCGGGCAAAACCGTGGCGTGGGTGGGCGATGGCAACAATATGTGCAACAGCTACATTCAAGCCGCCGAGCTGTGCGACTTTGAATTGCGCATTGCCACCCCCAAAGGCTTTGAGCCGGAAGACGAATTTGTCACCCCCTATCAGCATCGCGTCAGCCTGAGCAATGACCCACGCACTGCCGTTGCCGGTGCCGATTTGGTGGTGACTGATACCTGGGCCTCTATGGGCCAGGAAGATGAAAAGAAACAGCGCGAAAAAATCTTCAGCGGTTATCAAGTCAACAAAGAGCTGATGAGCCTCGCCCAACGCGATGCATTGTTTATGCACTGCTTGCCCGCCTATCGCGGCAAAGAAGTGAGTGCCGATGTTCTCGACGCACCCGACTCAGTGGTATGGGAAGAGGCAGAGAACCGCATGCATGCGCAAAATGCTTTGATGGAATTTTTGTTTAACCAGTAA
- a CDS encoding TonB-dependent receptor domain-containing protein, with protein MSSTILMTLPLAVQAQQVLETLVVSGERPASVLSSQVMLKNAGDFPPGARLDPAELLQTLPGVQVDSRSNYAQDTRISLRGFGARSAFGVRGIDLQVDGIPMSTPDGQGQLSSVMLDNIDSVQVLRGPIAVLYGNGAGGVIALQTAAPVANQVNLGVMGGDPGLQRQTVQGDWRQGAMAARVQLANTEVDGERPHSSAERQQGAAQFYYTTSNQLDITLKHERSHDPLLQDPLSLRPEEWRANPRQTNQLAEDFNTRKSVDHEQTSLSLRDSEGSTRWQTSFWHGERAITQYLGFSGEGISGSGGVVDLVRDFAGASANITQSFNLLNMPADMSVGIELAQTEDRRRGFVNNNGIAGDLRRNELGKVDSRDIYALLQLTPTADLSFYTGVRQSRLDMEVDDYFVVTGNPDDSGTRDYRENAYAFGANYQLSDQWGLFASRGRGYETPTLTEMAYRRVGSGLNIALEAALNNQQEWGIHYRPLAGAELSVTQFMIDSKNELVVDQSVSGRTSYRNAAATEREGVEVLGRYSVNDQWRLQASAQFIDAIYSAGELDGNQLPGVAREQYQLGLQWLPFGSDALQLGASLQQRTRVFSADDNAVSAPGYRTFDVSAQGDVVINQLRVGWWLKVANVSDENYVGSVVVNQANGRAFEPAPGRNMTAGMNIVF; from the coding sequence ATGTCATCCACAATCCTGATGACGCTACCGCTTGCAGTTCAGGCGCAACAAGTGCTGGAGACGCTGGTGGTTAGCGGCGAGCGCCCGGCGTCGGTTTTGTCATCCCAAGTGATGCTAAAAAACGCCGGCGATTTCCCGCCCGGTGCGCGTCTTGATCCCGCTGAACTGCTGCAAACCCTGCCCGGGGTTCAGGTGGATTCACGCAGCAATTACGCACAGGACACACGCATCAGTCTGCGTGGTTTTGGCGCCCGCTCGGCGTTTGGGGTGCGCGGTATAGATCTACAGGTGGATGGCATTCCCATGTCCACCCCCGATGGGCAGGGGCAACTTTCCAGCGTCATGCTCGATAACATCGACAGCGTGCAAGTGCTGCGTGGCCCTATCGCCGTGCTTTATGGCAATGGCGCTGGTGGGGTGATTGCCCTGCAAACCGCCGCGCCCGTGGCAAATCAGGTGAATTTAGGCGTGATGGGCGGCGACCCTGGGTTACAGCGCCAAACGGTGCAAGGCGATTGGCGGCAAGGGGCGATGGCGGCGCGGGTGCAGTTGGCGAATACCGAGGTGGATGGCGAGCGCCCGCATTCAAGTGCGGAGCGCCAGCAGGGGGCGGCCCAGTTTTACTACACCACCAGCAATCAGCTGGACATCACCCTGAAACACGAGCGCAGCCATGACCCGCTGCTGCAAGACCCGCTCTCGCTGCGACCGGAAGAGTGGCGCGCTAACCCGCGTCAGACCAATCAGCTCGCCGAAGACTTTAATACACGCAAATCCGTCGATCATGAGCAGACCTCTCTTAGCTTGCGCGACAGTGAGGGTTCAACCCGCTGGCAAACCTCGTTCTGGCACGGCGAGCGCGCCATCACCCAATACCTGGGTTTTAGCGGTGAGGGGATTTCTGGCAGCGGTGGGGTCGTGGATTTAGTGCGCGATTTCGCCGGTGCCAGCGCGAATATCACCCAAAGTTTTAACCTGCTGAATATGCCCGCCGATATGAGTGTTGGTATCGAACTGGCGCAAACGGAAGATCGCCGGCGCGGATTTGTAAACAATAACGGCATTGCGGGCGATTTGCGTCGCAATGAATTGGGCAAGGTGGATAGCCGCGATATTTATGCGCTGCTGCAATTAACGCCGACAGCGGATTTGTCGTTCTACACCGGTGTGCGTCAAAGCCGGTTGGATATGGAAGTGGACGATTATTTTGTGGTTACCGGTAACCCCGATGACAGCGGCACGCGTGACTATCGTGAAAACGCCTATGCGTTTGGCGCGAATTATCAGCTCAGTGACCAGTGGGGGTTATTTGCCAGCCGTGGGCGCGGTTACGAAACACCTACACTCACCGAGATGGCTTATCGCCGCGTGGGCAGCGGGTTAAATATCGCCTTGGAAGCCGCGCTGAATAATCAGCAGGAATGGGGTATTCATTATCGCCCCCTGGCTGGTGCCGAATTAAGCGTCACCCAGTTTATGATCGACAGCAAAAACGAATTAGTGGTGGATCAGTCGGTCAGCGGTCGCACCAGCTACCGCAATGCGGCGGCGACTGAGCGCGAAGGTGTGGAAGTCTTAGGTCGCTACAGTGTTAACGATCAATGGCGCTTGCAAGCCAGCGCACAATTTATTGATGCGATTTATTCTGCGGGTGAATTGGATGGCAACCAATTACCCGGTGTAGCGCGCGAGCAATATCAACTCGGTTTACAATGGTTGCCCTTCGGCAGCGATGCGTTGCAATTAGGCGCCAGCCTGCAACAGCGCACGCGGGTATTTAGCGCCGATGATAATGCCGTGTCTGCACCGGGTTATCGCACCTTTGATGTGAGTGCCCAGGGCGATGTGGTAATTAATCAACTGCGTGTTGGTTGGTGGTTAAAAGTCGCAAATGTGAGCGATGAAAATTACGTTGGCTCAGTGGTAGTGAATCAAGCCAATGGTCGCGCATTTGAGCCAGCGCCGGGGCGTAACATGACGGCCGGAATGAACATAGTGTTTTAA
- a CDS encoding DUF6445 family protein translates to MINPLNDTATERLPQLHKHQQFSFRVDYIGDERQPVLVIDNFLANAEQLIDYCAQHSKFNTADLSYPGVRMPAPSTYLRAMLRDLGEIIYSTFAIKSTMIQGLRSDYSMVVTPPAQLRPPQCVPHVDSTGLNNLACVHYLCDETMGGTSLYRHRTTGYQTISDARKQLYLVELTAQLQQRELPKAYINGSTDLFEQLASYDAGFNRLVMYRSNHLHSGNIAPTFKFDPNPRTGRLTLNTFVHCQE, encoded by the coding sequence GTGATTAATCCACTAAACGATACCGCGACCGAAAGGTTGCCCCAGCTGCATAAACACCAGCAGTTTAGTTTTCGCGTTGACTATATCGGCGATGAACGTCAGCCGGTATTAGTGATAGATAATTTTCTCGCCAATGCTGAACAGCTTATTGATTACTGCGCGCAGCACAGTAAGTTTAATACTGCAGATTTATCTTACCCCGGTGTGCGCATGCCTGCGCCCAGCACTTATCTGCGCGCTATGTTGCGCGATTTAGGTGAAATTATTTATTCAACCTTTGCTATAAAATCCACCATGATTCAGGGTTTGCGCAGCGATTATTCAATGGTGGTGACACCTCCGGCACAATTGCGCCCGCCACAATGTGTACCCCATGTGGATTCGACTGGTTTAAATAATCTCGCCTGCGTGCATTATTTGTGTGATGAAACCATGGGCGGTACTTCTCTATATCGTCACCGTACCACCGGTTATCAAACAATCAGTGACGCGCGTAAGCAACTTTATTTGGTGGAATTGACGGCGCAATTGCAGCAGCGTGAATTACCCAAAGCTTATATCAATGGTTCAACCGATCTATTCGAACAGCTTGCCAGTTATGACGCCGGTTTTAATCGCCTGGTTATGTATCGCAGTAATCACTTACATTCCGGCAATATCGCACCGACATTTAAGTTTGATCCCAATCCGCGCACCGGCAGGCTTACGCTAAATACCTTTGTGCATTGTCAGGAGTAA